The DNA window CTGTACATACACCACAGTCCTCACACCACGGGATAAATAATATGGGTAATCAGGTGCATCTATATATACAAAAAGTTATATGCAAAGATTATGCATGTACAGAATGCTCTTACTGGGAGTAATCAGTGTTATATAAATGTTCCTCAAAATCATATTTATAGCTCCTGATGATTCGtagctctttatttattttttattttgtatttgtctaCAGCTGAAATTGAACAGGGTCATGTGATCACATCTGATCTCAGAAAATGGTGAACTAGGTCAGTGGAACTTGTTTTACTTCGGTAACTTGCTTTGAATAATATATCCAAATAGGAAGGGTTtgagtttctctgtctgttatggaggagaaggagaatcGGTCATGAGTGCTACACTAGGGGAGATATCTGATGGTAGTCATTCCGTGCAAACAGTATAGATACTGCTTTTTACTGCTCTAGTATAGAATACAGttgatgtgatgtgaaaaaaagtgtttcagttGTTTGCGGTTTATCAACTGGCAAACTAAAAAATCATTTAGAGATCTAATTGACTACACTGGAACATCCATTTACTAGTAGTACCAACTGTAGTTGTATTTGTTGGGGCTAATGTGAGCCGGGTGTTGGGTGTAATTAGTTCAGGTAGCTGCCTTCAGAAAGGATGGACTGAACTTTTGTTGTGATCCCTTTGCTAGCATAGGGTTTCTCCTCCGTTGGAAGAGGTGTCACATTACCTCATGAATAATGAACCTGTACCACGGGTGAGTGCGTCTTTCCAGCACCAATTTCGCCAAAACTCCACAGAGGTACTTTGGCTCCTCATCAGCTGGACATTTGGGATGTTTTGACCCCAGTCAAAGTGCATTTGTCCTGGGTGGCAGAATGTCTCTCAGGGCCACCTCACACGGGGACCTCCATTCCCTGTCACCGGCCAAGGCTCTAGACAGCGGCCTGTACAAATCTTTCACCTTCAGCAGCAACAACATGGGCGGCCGATTTGGGAAAGACAGCATGGAGGAGGTAACGGGAGTGTCCAAACCCACACACCCTCCGCGCCGGCCTGTCCGGGCAGTCAGGCCTGTGAGTGCCCTTACTGCCAGCGGATCTTTCCTCCAAATCAACCACCTGAAAGGAGAACTGGTTAGAAAGAGGAAGGTAAGaccccactttttttttaggtaaatGCGTTAAGGactttgaaattttttttaaggaaatcaTAAAAGATAACAGCATACCTCAAACTCTACTGCGAGTTGTTGTGCTGGAAAAGGATGGTTCTCTTTCAGTTTTGAAAGAGAACCGCTTTTCgtctttaaaatacattttatcaaTCAGCTTCTAGCGTATGTTAACAGGAACGATCTCTTGCTTTCTCAAATTAACAAACCatctatgagagagacagaaacaaatacctcatcaaaataacaaatattgCCTTGCAGAGGGAACACCATCTTCAGCtaggtttcttttctttgtttctccaCTGACTCATCCTCCCTTGTCTGTTTGGTATGTAACAGAGACCCCAGATTTCTCATTGTTTGTGAGAacttaaaaaagagaaatgaatgtggGTATAAATCTCTCTCAGGAATGTGAGGATCTGAGGAAGGAGAATAAATATCTGTCTAATGAGATTCACATGGAGAGGATCATgatgagaacagagagtgagCTCACCATGAGAAACCTCAGAAACCTCAATCAAGAGCTTCAGGCCCAAGTAAAAGAGGTACTTGAACTTATGTACTTCACCGCACCGCAGATGTCATCTGAGTACTGCGACAATGCGAAACACAACAATCGCATTTAGTTAGCCATagaatgcaaacaaacaatgatGCTGTACAAGGTTCTTGAACATACTAAACACTCGACATCCACATGTATCAAGTGCTCGTGAAAGGAAAATCAATACTTGTGTAGGGAAAGAGAACAAATAACTGCATGATACCCTTGAATTCATTTAAGTTTTGGATGGATACGGAGTAAGACGCTCCAGCTTCCTCCAGCATGGTCTCTTAGCTGTGCTATGTTCTAATTAGCTAAAGCAGAAGCTCCACCTGAGCCAGCAGAGGGCGACACTGTGCTCCCGGGCAGCTGAGGAGGCTGACACACTGCGTGGGGAGGCAGAGAAGAACCGGGCACTTGCTGAGACACGAGCACTGGACAGcaggcaggagaaggaggtggcGTTGGCTGATAAAGTACGCCTTACAGAGGAGCTACAACAGCTGAAGAAAGAggtacataaacatacacacacgcacgcacacgcagacacacatgcacgcacgcacgcacgcatgcgtgccacacacatgcacgcatgcacacatccATACATGTGTGCcaatgcatgcacgcacacacgtgcacacacagacatacacacatgcacacacacacacacacacacacaaaaaaaaattatatatatatatatataatgttagTTCAGAGCAAGAAGGTGTAACCTGCTGTGTACTGTGGCCTAATTCGAACTCATCCATAGCACACAGATGCTCAGCTCCTGCTGGCCCAAACTGAGAAGAATTACTTTGAAACGAAGCTGAAACTAGACAGAGtgtctggagagaaaaaagtacTCTTGGAGGAGAACAGAAGTCTGGAGGAAGACAGGAACATTCTGCGACACAAGCTGAAAGAGCTGACTGAAGAGAACGTGAAGATCAAAGAGAAGTGAGTGCATGTATAATTTAGATAGACTGAGGTCTATGTCCTGATGCTGGAGAAAAATCTAGATGCTTACATGCTCCACTATGCTGCTCAGTAACACTCTGAGAAGACATATTGGGTAAATGTTATCGATTGGAACCGCGGTTACTGAACCCTGTGACATTGCATATGATAATATTTGCTGTTGTTATGAATCTAGtagtatatacatatgtgtgtgtgtgtgtgtatatatgtatacacacacacatacacatatacacacacacatgtatgtattttgttATGTGTCAaactcatcttaaaatggattcagttcattttttttctcatcaatctacacacaatactccacaatgacaaagcaaaaacaggtttctgcagtgttttgttaaCTTATTAAAATTAAAAGACTGCAATATCCCATTTacataagtattcagacccttTGCTATGACCCTTGAGCTCTGGTGCATCCTACGTCTGTCTATGGTCCTTGAGACGCTTTTACAACTTCATTGGAGTGCACCTGTGCCTAAGTGAATTCACTTGACATAATTAAGAAAGGTATACACGCCTGTCTATATAAAGGTCTGACAGTTGATGGTGTACGTCTGAGTGAAAATCAAGCTATGAGGTTTAGAGAGTTGTCTGTTGACCTGCGAGACAGGATTGTGTCAAGACACAGATCTGGGGAAGATAACAAGAGAATTTCTGCAGCATTAAAAGTGCCCAGGAGCACAGTAGCCTCCATCATTCTCCAGTTGAGGAGATTCGGAACCACCACCAGTCTTCCTAGATCTGGCCGCCCAGACAAACTGAGCAATCAGGGACGAAGggccttggtcagacaggtaaCCGAGAACCCAGTGGTCACTAATGAATGAGATCCAGAGTTCCTCTGTGGAGATGGAAGAACCTTACAAAAGGACAACCATCAGCGCAGCACTCCACCTGTCAGGTCCTTATGGTAGAGTGGCCAGACAGAAGCCATTCCTCACTAAAAGGCACATGACAGCCCACTGGGAGTTTGCCAAAAAGCACCTGAACGACTCCCAGTGGgctgaaacataaacaaaatgtgGAAACTTGAGAGGGTCTGAGAACTTTTTGTCAGCactgtacatatatgtatatgtgtatatatatatatatatatatatatatatatatatgtgtgtgtgtgtgtgtgtgtgtgtgtgtgtgtgtgtgtgtgtgtgtatgtatgtatgtatatgtatgtatgtatgtatatatatacatacacacacgcacacacgtatgtatgtgtgtgtatatatatcttgTATGTGTAGTTCCTCCCCTGTGACTGAGTAACTGAGTTCAGAGTCCACAGTAATGAAGACTTGAAGTTATCTTGACTTCAGTAAAGTTACCTACTTACAACTAGGAAGAGTCAGTCGTAGTGGAACTACAACTAGTAGTCGTGGAAGGTAGTAATGTGAGataatgtgtttgtgacatTGTGGTGTTCGGTGTGCAATGCACGTCTCCTTATCTTACTACGAGATAATGTAAGCTCCACATGCTCCTCTGTGTAGGGAGGTGAGCTCCAGACGTAGAGCTCTGGCTGCAGAGGAGCAGTGTGAAAGGGCCACCAAAGCCCAGCAGGAGGCCGAGAAGGAGAGGAGACTGGCTGAGAGGGAGAGGCGAGATCGCACCGAAGAGTGCTTGAGTTGGAGGGAGAAACACCAAGCACTGTCAGAAATCCTCAGCGCTCAGGAGGACCTCAAGtctcagagacaaaacaaagcagtgaGTCCCTTATGGATGTGGGTTCACTCCAGGACACGAGAGATGACATGATTCAAATACTAGATGGGGAAAAAAGCCTTGACTGTTTGAGTTATGGCGCTCTCTTATAGTAATGTTTTTAGTCTGCGCTTAGATCTTTGGCTTTGATGTTTTGCCGCGGTTATGTTTTTTGAAAGTTGTTTAAATTGCAAGCATTGTAAATGACtcatttttaatctttcagTGCCAAGCTACCATAAAAAGCTATTTCCTGTGTATGACTGAAAGTGACCAGAGAGTTAGGATCCTGAAAAACCACGATGGAACCCCAAGGAATTTCACGGTAATCATCTAAACCTATTTTTAAAACTGCAGTTTTTAAGCATtggcagaaaaggagagaaaagaaacaaagcgaAAGTTAAAAGCGTTAAGGGCATGAGCAGAAGAATTCGTCGTTTTTTAAGAATCAAGTTTTTGACTATCTGTATTGTTCACCACTCAGGAGGGTGATCCAGTGTTTATATCCACACCTGAACCTAGCAGTGATGACTCTGACAAATCTTCAGGAAGgtactgtttgtttggtttttttgcatcTCGTTTTCTCCATTGGCTCATAAATTAGATTTGCTTGTCAGTTGGTGATCACAGCCCATTGaatttcattaacacacagtccAAAACTAAACAACGTTTTCAAACTTGTTTATAATACCATCTGAGAACTCGTTATTGTCCATGAACAAAAGGTGCCAAGGCAGTCACTctctccatggcaaccaaaTAAAGTTTCACCCAGCAAGGGTATAAATTACAGTTGCTCCATTCTGGAATGCCTTGATTTGAAACTGGGGTGAAACAAATGTCACTGGACCtggtgaaaaatgtgtttgtttggttgtaaATGTGTTATGCTTGTGTGATGACTGATTGGTAGATTTCACTGAATCTGCAGTCTGATATTTTTACTCATTGGAACCtgcactctctctgacagagccATGTTCAGAGTAGCCGCCCCTCGGGCGGGGAGAGACTCCGGGCCAGTTCAGTTCAGCGAGCTTTCACCAGTGGGAGGAGATTCCTTGGACTATTGCCCCAGGAGAAGCAGAAAAGTTGTGGAATACTTCTGGATCCCTACAGATGAAGAGTAATGATGTTCTGGATGTCTCAATGATGGTCTTGTTTTTCTCAAGGTTTGATGTTTCTTTACAGCGTGTGTGTACTCCTAATAGAATTCAGATTTGTAATCTTAAGGTGGCTCAAAACAGGCCTTTCAGAGGATCACTATCTGAAGAATGTCCTTTTGTTCTTCTGCTTCATCCTGCAATTATCATCCACTATTCAATTTCACTTTGACTAGGTTATATCTCACTACTTTACAGGATATCCGGTGAATACAAGTTTGTGGGCTGTGGCATTCTTGCTGATTTCTCACTCTTAAGTCAGACAcaacaagcattttttttgtggtcaaGTGTTTTGCTTTATTGAAAGTTAAGCAATAGTGGTGTACAATATTGAACACTACTACACAACCTTAAAATGACATGATTGCAAGCCACTTAGAATGGTCAAGACCGACAGCTGGTAACACCTCCACGGGAATGTAACATCCCTTATTTTTCACAATTAAAACACTTGTCAATAACGTTAGGTTGTCTCAACACTTTGTACTGACAAGGGTAAAAGCATTTCTTCGAGAATGGGCAACGGGACAGGGCATTTctattaaaaatcattttttgttttttaatttgtgtcacTTTCAGCATTCTTTTATCAATTTTAAGACGAGTTAAAACATCACCTTTCTTTTGTTTAGGGGCTCACAGCGGAGCCTGTCACAGATTGGTAGGGTCACATAAGTTTGATTCTGAACAGCcgtaacacagagaaacacacctGTAAAttatacagtcatacacactgGATCCAAGCTAAAGGCATAAGGGTTGGGAACAGAGCAGGGAAATAAGCCAACACTGAGagctttgtttatttcagaTCTGTAACAATCACCGGTGCCCTGCAAAGCACTTACTGTAAGCTCCACGGCAAGCTGCGTTACCGGCCTGTGTATTGTGCAGGACCTCTCTTTGTAAAAACTACTGCTCAGATTTGTTTTTCCAAgatcttcattttctctgacaaaaaaaaaaaacgaaaaaaaaaccaaaaaaaaaaccaaaacaaaaaaactggtTGCTGAGTACATTCATTATCCTCAGCACCACAATCATAGCCCATTCAGAAGGAGGTagaaactgacaactgtttcgGCAACAAAACCAATTATTACagttttgtggattttttttttttcctccattacTACAGGGGGATGCATGAATACTGTAAGCATCCCCGTACACTGCTAAAgaatgtgcatttgtgtagCAAAACGTAAGGGGCTCAAGTAACTACTCCTCTCAACACTCCAAAATGTCATTCTGCTCCATGTCAACTGTAATCAGTTAGTTAGCTGTTAACATGTTTGCTTTTTAGTCCTCTTTTTCTATCAGTCAAAGACAGCTTAGAGAGTACAAAATGCTAACAGTGATGTTGGTTATTCCAGAAAGCAAAGGGGAACATGGAGGTTTCAGACGAACTGAGATTTCTGCTCTGCATCAGTGATATgagccggaaaaaaaaaaaaaaaaaaaaaaatcaaatcttgAGTTTAGTGATAGAACTGGCTTGTGTAAACTATTACCATATAGAAGCGGCACAGGTACTCAAAGCTCTGTCTAccctaaagcaaaaaaaaaaaaaaaacgaaatgaaaaaaagaacatataaAGTTTAAATCCATGAGGCTAAGAGAAGCATTACAGGCAGTGAAATGTTGCTACTGCACGGTGCCTTTCAGATACTTTATGAGTCTAGCAGCAGTATATGgtgttgttgatgatgaagTGGCTGAGTTACTGTACATGGGGTAAGTTTGGTGAAaagataagacagagagaaggacaaatAAAAAAGCTGCATCTCTAGAGAAGGGTTCTCTGCTCTCAGATAGCTTTGGCTGCTTCTTCAGTCTGCCTCCTCCTCCGACTCCTCTTCCTCGGCTGTCTCCAGCCAAGTCAGCCACTGGTTCACCTGAGGGGATACATGAATACAGTATTACATCACTAAAACTGTTTCACACAAATGGAGCCCGTTTTTGTGACCACGTGCTGTGTCATGTATATGGCACATGCACAGCTTGACAGGTGAGTACTTTAAACCAGAGTTTAGATCAGTCAGACAGTATCTAGTGAGAAAAATGACATAAGACTTATGGAGGGGAAGGGGTGCACAGAGACACGTCATTCATGAGGTTACCTGGAACAaagcttttccttttccagGGAACTCTTGAGTAATATCTTCTTTCCATGCAAGGAAGGCTTCTTCTTCAATGATCTCCATGTCGTAAAAGTTCACAAAGTAACGCAGCAACATGCCTGAGAATGATCAAACTCCTCATTAATTACACAACTTACAAAACCCACTGAACCTAAACTAGACACAGACATTCTACAGTTCCCAACAAGGGTTCATTCAAGTTCATTTAAGGTGTTGTCCTCTATTAACCTCTTTAATACCTCATTACCCAGAAACCCCGGGTCTATGCCATATGCTACAGTGAACAGATGTGTCTTACCTTTGGGGAAGGAGCTGGCGTTGCAGTGGACCTGTAGTGCATACAGGGCGCTGACCTGGAGGTCCGTGTGGTCGTGGAGGAACTTCTGCATGACCGGCTTGAAAGCCAGCAGCAGCTGTTTCTCCTGGTCCAGCTGCTCTTTCGAGGGCGCTGACAGCTGCTCGTCCCCTTCCGACATGCACAGCTCATGGGAAATGTACTGCAGGaagctgatggagagagacaaagaacaacaacaacaggctcTTAGATACTCATGCGCTGGGCAAAGTCAGACGTACCTATCTAGTCATCTGATATACAACATACCCTAACAggtcacttaaaaaaaacaaaaacaacagtgcTTTAACAGTgcttttacattcacatttatttgtttagcaaTCACTCTTGTTCagagaaactgtaaaaaaagcTGACTGAGAAGATGAGCAGTGCGCAttacattcagtctgtctggcAGAGGGGCATGCTGAAACTTGCTCCTCTATGAATGATTAGACTGGTATGCTATGGGAGCCTCGTGCCTGTTTTGGTGAGCGGACTGAAACGCTGCCTCTAATTAAGATACGGTACCTGGTCATAAGAATGTTTATGAAGCCTTTGTCAGTGTGGAGTTTAGGTGAGATGTTGTCTTTAATCCACTTGTAGATGGCCTGTGGGGACGGGTCTGCTTTGATCTGTTTCAGCagctctttctccagcttcAGCAGTGGGAACAGGAAACTCAGGCCTTTCCCCTCCAGAATCTCCAACATGCGGTCCTTATTCTGGTCGATCTCTGCAggggacacacaaacacttcagacTGCTACAGAGGAATGGCACATTTATACAGACAGAACTTCCTTAGAAAGCTACAGAGATGATTTAGCTTTTTGTACAGAGATTCCGTCTTGTAGAACCTGTtacttacatatatacatgcgtTTCTACAGCCTTcatcatatatatacacacacacacacacgtgtatgtatgaagagacaaacagatacatTGATTATAGGGGACATACCAGGGAGCATCTTTTGCATGTTGACCTTGCTCTGCTGGAAAAGGTCAGTGAGCCACTCACGGTCCTTCAGCTTTGACACCTGTTGCAGGCACAGTaggaagagagggaaatggGTGCCGTTCTCCAGTGGGTGTGCCAACTCCGCCACCGTCACCAACTCGGCGATAATGGCCCGCGCTGCAAACTGGGCCAGGTAAGACTTCACCAGGGGCACATCCACCTCGATCTTAGGACACTGGTCCAACACGTTCAGGAGGGCCTGCAgagcacaggtaaaaaaaaaaaaaattaaaaaaaaatcaagggtCGGAGAAACTGAGGACCGTGTCTGGAGAGTCTTAAAAACATAGCGGTTCAGGACAGGAGGAGTACGCCGAGGGCTAGAGCGGTCTCATCGCAGTCCATACCTGCATGAAGTTTTCCCCCGTGATGAGTCCCTCGGTGCGGAGTGTGTGGACCAGGGTGCTGGCTTGCTCCCGATCCTCATCTGAGCGCTCCAGAGAACACAGGATGATCTTGCTCAACATTTCAGGCAGGAAGTGTTTGGGagctttcatctctctcacaccactGACCGCGTCCTCCATGTTCTTGCTGTTCAGATACTCAGTCACTATTGTCtcctgtgggagagagagagagaaaaaaagacaatgcacATGTTACAGACTAAATGAGGGAATAAGTGCAGGAGCCATGAGAACTGTGTTTAAGGCTGAACACATATTACTCATTTGGAAACTTTGATCAAGAACTACATCACATTGCTCCTTCAGAACCTCTCTGCAAGAGGCTGAACTTGCAAGATCTGCAGAAACTAACCACACAGATTAGCAGGAAGATTCTGCAAATGGAAGAGGTACTCACAGTCATTTTAAGCAGCTCCTCCTTAGCTGGTGCTGGTTTCTTGCTGGTCTTTTGAGGTTTCTCCTGGATCAGTGGAGGATTGGTTTTCAGACCAAGCTGAGGAGGCTATGGTGCCAAACCAAAAGGGAAATAGAAGACAGAACCATTAAATCAGACAGAGCACGAAAAACGAAACCCTTCCCAATTCCATCCACGATTCTCACAGAGGTACGTGTCGTTTTTTTTCCGTACTACCTGTCCGAGTGGCGGGGTCTGGGTGCGTGGTGGCTGAGCGCTGGGTGGGATCATGGTGGGAATTTGAGGCTGCAGCTTTGGCACTTGGTTTTTATTCATAAGGAATGACTGAGCTGGTCTCAGGCTGATCTGTTTACGAGAGTCAgacgaacaacaacaacaaaaaaaagagaacaaagactgtcaccacaaaaccacagcaaaaagGGGTTTGAGAAATAGTGAATCATACTCTCAGCACACCCTCAGATCTCATAATCGCAGTCAGTGGACCGATAGCCAGCCTTAGAGGGAGGAACAGatggaggaaaggaggaggtggTACAGGTACAGAAAGAGTAGATGAGAAGCATAGAAGAATAGGGGAGAAAACCGGTTTTCGGTATGACCCCTCAGAATAACGcgtctttttttaatcacaggGCGAGAGAGGCAAGAGTTAGAACTGCATTAGCTGTCTTTCAGCATCATACCTCATCTGCATTCAGTTGTCCTTTCTTGAAGCGAGGGGGCATTTCCTTCGACTGAACTTGCTGCTGGGTCGAATGGTTCTGATTTTGGTTGTGGAAATGCTGATTCTGCCCCTttgaagaaggaaagaaaaacttgaGAATGGAGGGTGGGGGAAGTTCAACATTAGTCCTATTTCTTCAAAACGAAAAGcaggaagatgaaaaaaaaaaaaaaaaaaaggatgcagGTGGAActgttttaaaagtttaaaaaacaaacaaatgtgttaTGGTCTATGCTTTAGTGCTGACTACTCCCAGGCACATCATAAAATATCCATTAAGT is part of the Chanos chanos chromosome 13, fChaCha1.1, whole genome shotgun sequence genome and encodes:
- the eif4g2b gene encoding eukaryotic translation initiation factor 4 gamma 2b — its product is MVRNQTPSNDIPRFSPPHPFILILLKILRCQAAKVESVIAEGGASRFSASSGGGGGRGAPQHYPKTVGNSEYLGKTPGPSVQRWVPSRSTRRDVNSTNEKERHDAIFRKVRGILNKLTPEKFDKLCLELLNVGVDSKLVLKGIILLIVDKALEEPKYSSLYAQLCLRLAEDAPNFDGPTPEIQTSQKQSTTFRRLLISKLQDEFENRTKNVDIYDKQDNPLTSEEEEQRAIAKIKMLGNIKFIGELGKLDLIHESILHKCIKTLLEKKKRVQLKDMGEDLECLCQIMRTVGPRLDHEKAKSLMDQYFGRMRSLMNNKDLPARIRFLLQDTVELRENNWVPRKAFIDNGPKTINQIRQDAVKDLGVFIPPMTQGMRMDFFLEGPFMPARMKMDRETLGGLADMFGQMPGSGIGTGPGVIQDRFSPTLGRHRTNPLFNGHGGHMAPPPQSQFDLGVKPFMKSNQGQNQHFHNQNQNHSTQQQVQSKEMPPRFKKGQLNADEISLRPAQSFLMNKNQVPKLQPQIPTMIPPSAQPPRTQTPPLGQPPQLGLKTNPPLIQEKPQKTSKKPAPAKEELLKMTETIVTEYLNSKNMEDAVSGVREMKAPKHFLPEMLSKIILCSLERSDEDREQASTLVHTLRTEGLITGENFMQALLNVLDQCPKIEVDVPLVKSYLAQFAARAIIAELVTVAELAHPLENGTHFPLFLLCLQQVSKLKDREWLTDLFQQSKVNMQKMLPEIDQNKDRMLEILEGKGLSFLFPLLKLEKELLKQIKADPSPQAIYKWIKDNISPKLHTDKGFINILMTSFLQYISHELCMSEGDEQLSAPSKEQLDQEKQLLLAFKPVMQKFLHDHTDLQVSALYALQVHCNASSFPKGMLLRYFVNFYDMEIIEEEAFLAWKEDITQEFPGKGKALFQVNQWLTWLETAEEEESEEEAD